One genomic window of Polaromonas sp. SP1 includes the following:
- a CDS encoding histone deacetylase family protein, producing the protein MSTTGYFSHPDCHKHEMGPGHPECPERLDAIEDWLLATGVKDALDVREAPLASIGDIELGHDRMMVAAIRGLSDSLGDDINAGGPAYAQIDPDTALNIHSWNSAVRAVGAVLSATDAVMAGEMENAFCAVRPPGHHATHRRSMGFCIFNSVAIAAKYALERHGLKRVAVIDFDVHHGNGTEDILSGDERVLMASFFQHPFYPYTGTESHAGNMLNLPVPAYTKGMAVRELIEATWIPRLEEFKPEMIFISAGFDAHRDDDLGQMGLVEQDYAWITQRLKDVARRHSQGRIVSSLEGGYNLNALARSVEAHIRVLADL; encoded by the coding sequence ATGAGCACGACTGGTTATTTCAGCCACCCCGATTGCCATAAACACGAAATGGGCCCCGGCCACCCCGAGTGCCCGGAGCGGCTTGACGCCATTGAAGACTGGCTGCTGGCCACCGGCGTCAAGGACGCGCTGGACGTCCGCGAGGCGCCGCTGGCGTCGATCGGCGACATCGAACTGGGCCATGACCGCATGATGGTGGCGGCGATCCGCGGCCTGAGCGACAGCCTGGGCGACGACATCAATGCGGGTGGGCCTGCCTACGCCCAGATCGACCCCGACACCGCACTCAACATACACAGCTGGAACTCCGCCGTGCGCGCCGTGGGCGCCGTCCTGTCGGCCACCGACGCCGTCATGGCGGGTGAGATGGAAAACGCGTTTTGCGCCGTGCGCCCGCCCGGCCACCACGCGACCCATCGAAGGTCTATGGGGTTTTGCATCTTCAACAGCGTGGCGATTGCCGCCAAATATGCCCTGGAGCGCCACGGCCTCAAGCGCGTGGCGGTGATTGACTTCGACGTGCACCACGGCAACGGCACCGAAGACATCCTGAGCGGCGACGAGCGGGTGTTGATGGCGAGCTTTTTCCAGCACCCGTTCTACCCCTATACCGGCACCGAAAGCCACGCCGGCAACATGCTCAACCTGCCCGTGCCGGCCTACACCAAGGGCATGGCGGTGCGCGAGCTGATCGAGGCGACGTGGATTCCGCGGCTCGAGGAATTCAAGCCCGAGATGATTTTTATCAGCGCCGGTTTCGACGCGCACCGCGACGACGACCTCGGCCAGATGGGCCTGGTCGAGCAGGACTATGCCTGGATCACCCAGCGCCTGAAAGACGTCGCCCGGCGCCATTCGCAAGGCCGCATCGTCTCGTCGCTGGAAGGCGGCTACAACCTCAACGCGCTGGCGCGCAGCGTGGAAGCGCACATTCGCGTCCTGGCCGACCTGTAG
- a CDS encoding enoyl-CoA hydratase codes for MSAATADLSAPVLHTQDARGVHRLVLNRPASFNTLGEDVLAALQAALDAIALNPLARAVVISAQGKAFCAGHNLKDMRAQPELAYYQKLFAQCTRMMLSIQKLPVPVIAQVQGLATAAGCQLVAQCDLAVAAGNASFGVNGIDVGLFCATPSVPLVRNMPAKQAMEMLMTGDFITADEARVRGLVNRVVPLDSLDAEVEQLLQSLLLKPREALAMGKALFYQQRETGIEAAYQLAGQSMACNMADAVAQEGVQAFIEKRKPQWPPAP; via the coding sequence ATGAGTGCTGCGACCGCCGACCTGTCGGCTCCCGTGCTTCACACACAGGATGCACGTGGCGTGCACCGCCTGGTGCTCAACCGGCCTGCCAGTTTCAACACGCTGGGCGAGGACGTGCTGGCGGCGCTGCAGGCCGCGCTGGACGCGATTGCGCTTAACCCCCTGGCGCGTGCGGTGGTCATCTCGGCGCAAGGCAAGGCGTTTTGCGCCGGCCACAACCTCAAGGACATGCGCGCCCAGCCGGAGCTGGCGTACTACCAAAAGCTTTTTGCCCAATGCACGCGCATGATGCTCAGCATCCAGAAGTTGCCGGTGCCGGTGATCGCGCAGGTGCAGGGCCTTGCGACGGCGGCAGGCTGCCAGCTGGTGGCGCAATGCGATCTGGCGGTGGCGGCCGGCAATGCCAGCTTTGGCGTCAACGGCATCGACGTCGGCCTGTTTTGTGCCACGCCCAGCGTGCCGCTGGTGCGCAACATGCCGGCCAAGCAGGCCATGGAAATGCTGATGACGGGCGACTTCATCACCGCCGACGAAGCGCGCGTGCGCGGGCTGGTCAACCGTGTCGTGCCGCTCGACTCGCTGGACGCCGAGGTCGAACAACTTCTGCAATCGCTGCTGCTCAAACCGCGCGAAGCGCTGGCCATGGGCAAGGCGCTTTTTTACCAGCAACGTGAAACCGGCATCGAGGCCGCCTACCAGCTGGCGGGCCAGTCCATGGCCTGCAACATGGCCGATGCCGTTGCACAGGAGGGCGTGCAAGCCTTCATCGAAAAAAGGAAACCCCAATGGCCGCCGGCGCCCTGA
- a CDS encoding mechanosensitive ion channel family protein, translating to MAAGALTNRPPARIDTLDGWFAALAQPSSLTELATLIGCALLAWLVVRVAGRARMAVDGTSILFGRRVIDGVLFPLLLLFFAYTAQALLARIFPTAVFKVAIPVLLSLAVIRLGVKVLQVAFKDAPVVRALERTISWLAWIAMVLWVSGLLPVVLDELDDIKWKVGNSNLSVRTMLEGAVTAGVVLLITLWISSAIEARLLRKATGNELSLRKAVANAVRVVLMFVGLLMALSSVGIDLTALSVLGGAIGVGVGFGLQKLAANYVSGFVMLAERSVRIGDNVRVDTFEGRITDINARYTVVRAPSGRESIVPNEMFISTRIENLSLSDTQVLQSTVISVGYDSDVELVMRLLTEAALKQDRVMRDPGPGVNLTNFGADGLEFTLNYWMTDPENGQQNLRSRVNLAVLASLRAHGIDIPYPQRVVHTRVSVAEEAKGKDDAGGSKAGHATPAKPS from the coding sequence ATGGCCGCCGGCGCCCTGACGAACCGTCCCCCTGCCCGCATCGACACCCTGGACGGCTGGTTTGCCGCACTGGCCCAGCCCAGCTCCCTGACGGAGCTCGCCACCCTGATTGGCTGCGCGCTGCTGGCCTGGCTGGTGGTGCGCGTGGCGGGCCGTGCGCGCATGGCGGTTGACGGCACGTCCATCCTCTTTGGGCGGCGCGTGATTGACGGCGTGCTGTTTCCCTTGCTGCTGCTGTTCTTTGCGTACACGGCGCAGGCGCTTCTGGCCAGGATTTTCCCCACGGCCGTGTTCAAGGTCGCCATCCCGGTGCTGCTGTCGCTGGCGGTGATACGCCTGGGCGTCAAGGTGCTGCAGGTTGCCTTCAAGGACGCGCCGGTGGTGCGTGCGCTGGAGCGCACCATCTCCTGGCTGGCCTGGATCGCCATGGTGCTGTGGGTCAGCGGCCTGCTGCCCGTCGTGCTTGATGAACTGGACGACATCAAGTGGAAGGTCGGCAATTCCAACCTGTCGGTGCGCACCATGCTTGAAGGTGCGGTGACGGCCGGCGTGGTCTTGCTCATCACGCTCTGGATTTCTTCGGCCATCGAGGCGCGCCTGCTGCGCAAGGCCACCGGCAACGAGCTTTCACTGCGCAAGGCGGTGGCCAATGCGGTGCGTGTCGTGCTGATGTTTGTCGGTTTGCTGATGGCGCTGTCCTCGGTGGGCATCGACCTGACGGCTTTGTCGGTACTGGGCGGCGCCATCGGTGTGGGCGTGGGTTTCGGCCTGCAAAAGCTCGCCGCCAACTATGTCAGCGGCTTTGTCATGCTGGCCGAGCGCAGTGTGCGCATCGGCGACAACGTTCGCGTCGATACCTTCGAGGGGCGTATCACCGACATCAATGCGCGCTACACCGTGGTGCGCGCGCCTTCAGGGCGAGAGTCCATCGTACCCAACGAAATGTTCATCAGCACGCGTATTGAAAACCTCTCGCTCAGCGACACGCAGGTCTTGCAGTCCACCGTGATCTCGGTGGGGTATGACAGCGACGTCGAACTGGTGATGCGCCTGCTTACCGAGGCAGCGCTCAAACAGGACCGCGTCATGCGTGACCCCGGTCCCGGCGTCAACCTCACCAATTTCGGCGCCGATGGGCTGGAGTTCACCCTCAATTACTGGATGACAGACCCGGAAAACGGCCAGCAAAACCTGCGCTCCCGCGTCAACCTGGCCGTCCTGGCGTCCTTGCGGGCGCACGGCATTGACATTCCTTACCCTCAGCGGGTGGTGCATACCCGTGTGAGTGTTGCCGAAGAGGCAAAAGGAAAAGATGACGCCGGCGGCAGCAAGGCCGGCCACGCCACCCCGGCCAAACCATCCTGA
- a CDS encoding electron transfer flavoprotein subunit beta/FixA family protein has product MKVLVPVKRVVDYNVKVRVKSDGTGVDIANVKMSMNPFDEIAVEEATRLKEKGVVTEVIAVSCGVLQCQETLRTAMAIGADRAILVETAEELQPLAVAKLLKALVEKEQPQLVILGKQAIDDDCNQTGQMLAALLGWPQATFASKVEVEGTSAKVTREVDGGLETLSLTLPAIITTDLRLNEPRYVTLPNIMKAKKKQLDNIKPEDLGVDVKPRIKTLKVSEPPKRSAGIKVADVAALVDKLKNEAKVI; this is encoded by the coding sequence ATGAAGGTCTTGGTTCCCGTCAAACGCGTTGTGGACTACAACGTCAAAGTCCGCGTCAAATCCGATGGCACCGGTGTCGACATCGCCAACGTCAAGATGAGCATGAACCCGTTTGACGAGATCGCCGTCGAAGAGGCGACCCGCCTGAAAGAAAAAGGCGTCGTGACCGAGGTCATCGCCGTCAGCTGCGGCGTGCTGCAGTGCCAGGAAACCCTGCGCACCGCCATGGCCATCGGCGCCGACCGCGCCATCCTGGTCGAAACCGCCGAAGAGTTGCAGCCGCTGGCCGTGGCCAAACTGCTCAAGGCGCTGGTCGAAAAAGAACAACCGCAGCTCGTCATCCTCGGCAAACAGGCGATTGACGACGACTGCAACCAGACCGGCCAGATGCTGGCTGCGCTGCTGGGGTGGCCGCAAGCCACCTTCGCCTCCAAGGTTGAAGTCGAAGGCACGAGCGCCAAGGTCACGCGCGAAGTCGACGGCGGCCTGGAAACCCTCTCGCTCACGCTGCCGGCCATCATCACGACCGACCTGCGCCTGAATGAACCGCGCTACGTCACCTTGCCCAACATCATGAAGGCCAAGAAAAAGCAGCTCGACAACATCAAGCCCGAAGACCTCGGTGTCGACGTCAAGCCGCGCATCAAGACCTTGAAGGTCAGCGAGCCGCCCAAGCGCAGCGCCGGCATCAAGGTGGCCGACGTGGCCGCCCTGGTGGACAAGCTCAAGAACGAAGCCAAAGTAATTTAA
- a CDS encoding electron transfer flavoprotein subunit alpha/FixB family protein, translating to MTALVIAEHDNASIKPATLNTVTAAAQCGGDVHVLVAGKGAEAAAKAAAAIAGVAKVIHVEGEHFAHGLAENMAAQVVAIASAYSHILFPATASGKNIAPRVAATLDVGQISDITKVDAADTFERPIYAGNAIAIVQSLDATKVITVRTTGFDAAAATGGSAAIETPAGVADSGKSTFLGSEIAKSDRPELTAAKIIVSGGRAMGSSEKFNEVLTPLADKLGAALGASRAAVDAGYAPNDWQVGQTGKIVAPQLYIAAGISGAIQHLAGMKDSKVIVAINKDPEAPIFSVADYGLEADLFTAVPELVAAL from the coding sequence ATGACCGCACTCGTTATTGCAGAACACGACAACGCCAGCATCAAGCCAGCGACGCTGAACACCGTGACCGCAGCCGCCCAGTGCGGCGGCGACGTCCACGTGCTGGTGGCCGGCAAGGGCGCCGAAGCCGCCGCCAAGGCTGCCGCCGCCATCGCCGGAGTGGCCAAAGTCATTCACGTCGAAGGCGAGCACTTCGCCCACGGCCTGGCCGAGAACATGGCCGCGCAAGTCGTAGCCATCGCCTCCGCTTATTCGCACATCCTGTTTCCCGCCACCGCCTCGGGCAAGAACATCGCCCCCCGCGTGGCTGCCACGCTGGATGTCGGCCAGATCTCCGACATCACCAAAGTCGATGCCGCCGACACCTTCGAGCGCCCCATCTACGCCGGCAACGCGATTGCCATCGTGCAAAGCCTGGACGCGACCAAAGTGATTACCGTGCGCACCACCGGCTTTGATGCCGCGGCCGCTACCGGTGGCTCCGCTGCGATTGAAACGCCCGCAGGCGTGGCCGACAGCGGCAAGTCGACCTTCCTCGGCTCCGAAATCGCCAAGAGCGACCGCCCTGAACTGACGGCCGCCAAGATCATCGTCTCCGGCGGCCGCGCCATGGGCTCCAGCGAGAAGTTCAACGAAGTGCTGACGCCGCTGGCCGACAAGCTGGGCGCAGCCCTCGGTGCTTCACGTGCCGCGGTCGATGCGGGCTACGCCCCCAACGACTGGCAAGTGGGCCAGACCGGCAAGATCGTGGCGCCCCAGCTCTACATCGCCGCCGGTATCTCCGGCGCGATCCAGCATCTGGCCGGCATGAAAGACAGCAAGGTCATCGTCGCGATCAACAAGGATCCTGAAGCGCCGATTTTCAGCGTCGCCGACTACGGCCTGGAAGCCGACCTGTTCACGGCCGTGCCTGAGCTGGTCGCAGCACTGTAA